The proteins below are encoded in one region of Zootoca vivipara chromosome 10, rZooViv1.1, whole genome shotgun sequence:
- the LOC118078396 gene encoding dromaiocalcin-1-like, with protein MGLISYFSLGLLGCLVAGPFLSGGVRAAECPKNWLSFQGKCYGYFHREVSWQNAENECQRQGGHLASILDRKEHNAVARFLQQAQRWDDDEEDVWFGLSIPDRSKSWAWADGSPMSYTAWEKYKSYPALKGEHCAVLDESSGFMLWDNDSCYDRNPFICKV; from the exons ATGGGTCTCATTTCCTATTTTAGCCTCGGGCTCCTGGGATGCCTGGTAGCTGGACCCTTCCTGAGTG GAGGTGTCCGTGCTGCAGAGTGTCCCAAGAACTGGCTGTCTTTCCAGGGGAAATGCTACGGCTACTTCCACCGGGAGGTGTCCTGGCAGAATGCGGAG aATGAATGCCAGCGCCAAGGGGGACACCTGGCCTCCATTCTGGACAGGAAGGAGCACAACGCCGTGGCCAGGTTCCTGCAGCAGGCCCAGAGGTGGGACGACGACGAAGAAGACGTCTGGTTCGGGCTCTCCATCCCTGACAGG AGCAAGAGCTGGGCCTGGGCCGACGGAAGCCCCATGAGCTACACCGCCTGGGAAAAGTACAAGAGCTATCCTGCCCTGAAAGGCGAGCATTGTGCTGTCCTGGACGAGTCTTCAG gGTTCATGCTGTGGGACAACGATTCCTGCTACGACCGGAACCCCTTCATCTGCAAGGTGTAG